The DNA segment ccacgaaacttcgcagtgtttttccgagcattaaatgagcttagaaaattctgaaaaatttatctactaacccccgtgttatgggcttcgtgtaggtatcctcaattcacggaaattcgacagttgaccgggtctgtgaatttccggtcaGATAgatccgttaccggaaaagtctccgaattggaccgaggttttagctaccccccattgtcagacgtcccgagcgcgtccccgaagtcagaatcggcaaaggtaaacccgaaccttactttttcgtaattttctagtgcttaaataggattaaaaatccataaaatattcgtggtagcttagaaaattatgattctttttgcaatcgcttagtaatattactaaggaccgcggggcaaagttttagaatttttagagctgatttgggcgctttgcaaaaatggtcaattataaggactaaattgaaattttacatattgtgatggatgattgatttgatgggcccaggaggggctgtgtgatgggattgagttgtggacatatggattgtgaatatagaagtgtgttttgagcccttttgcaggttgggtacgtCCTAGGCAtatgggagactctgccggattttcggcacgacttaggacgtatttggtcttttctttatttgtattgagtcaaatttattaaatgattgtaataaaattgtcaggtgagccgggacagccttcttcctccgcccagccgcctcagtgaccaagtcaagtgcgtgagtaaaatattaattttaattgtaatttcgatattattatatgttcaagcatgcccatgcatcacttatatgcatatatttatgtagttaaactctaggcacgatttatgttgcattcataactgttagcgtgccatggatgttgttgtggtaatttggagcagtgtgcgtgcgttggcgtgcgtgtgatgtggtgtggactatggataggacgggtagacacggcttgagatcttcgggaccggtccttggggtagacacggcttgagttcttcgctgggaccccgatttggttattaagtggaagtccgagctgagttcttcgctggcaccaggttggatttaagaaagctgtataggggatcagctcccatatattatgattgatgttacagggtgcgtgagtgctccaaattaccttttttatgttatgatgtgaaaatgttgttaatgttgcatttcactctacagggtgcattagttttagatagttatagagattatggttaaaattgatattttactctctgagtcgaacgctcactccttttcaatattttttcaggccacagcaggatatttttgaggttaacctgcttcctttcctcgcaggttgtttatcaatatttgtgtaattttatttactcctagaatttccgcatgtgttagaaatgtttatttgatttgggtctgtaaactaaattattattgtggacctgtaaaattattagatGCATATTttatggactggatgagggagctgagctcccatttatcattatgatgatatgagtatgtggagggtgagctgagctccccaatggattgtttattgtgtttacaggtcgggtgagtcaaaaactccccgttggtaggtccattttatggccggactctgtccggttggtttcttgaaattgggtccaaatggaccttagagttgggtaaatgaatagttaaggcttactacgggcctcgggggctttaggctggcccaggtcctagtgccggtccggcccataggttgggtcgtgacattttgcaaaaaaattttttttttaattacaaaaaaaaattatattatctaTCAACTtatctataaatatattttattatataatatataaaaaaaaatagaagataaaaaaataattaaattaattaaaaaaatctatTTATTTAACTATGATAAGACTCAACttaaatctgaaattttactattttgaatgtaattttaaaatataaaaatttattttactaataaTATGAAATTGGGATTATCTCTGAACTTATTTATTGATGGGAATGTGAAGATAGCATCCATTAATTGTCTTGTTGCTTCAGTTTTGTCTTACTTCAATTGTCTTATTTTCTTTCAATTATTTAAATCTATTTTCCAGCTATAAATGAGCTCTTATCCCAAAACAATTTTCATCAAAGGCCAACAACATCTTAAAATttccatataaatataaattaacaattaaatttatgactatatataagaaataaatttgtttctaaataaaagatttttttttacttaaaaaaataaaatatttttaattttctacatattttgtttatatatttaaaaatttaatatgttcCATGTTATATGCAAGATTTTTCATCattaaattttattcaataatattaaaaattgtaCTCTTAACTTGGAACATGGACTACTTATTAAAACGATCAATCAATCTTAATTTTAAGTTCCTTCAATGAAAATAGGGGAATCTATTTCcctttttctttatatatatatatattttgtctGTTGGTGACATCTTTCCGCacgattatgatttttatatattCCAAGAGTATTGCTAATGGCTGGACTGATTTCCGACTGAAATCAGCgactttaatttaaaatttaagaaaattagaattaaattatataaattttttcatttcagttttattttgaatttaattattagttttttaattttaattttaactcaAAATTAAATCTAAATCAACTAACGACAAATCAGTTCAAaattacttttaattttaattttgaactgATTCAATTTCGCGGCCGAATCTATAAAATGAAAAGTAATAAAGTTCGATAATGTTAAAAAAAAGAAGGTAATAAAGCTGGATAAAGCATATTAATGTCATTATCAATTGAGAACCCATGTACGGTGGAAAATTAAGTGGCATGGACAAATCTGCCATGCAGCAAATTTGGGAGACTATATTACCATCCCACAATGCCAAGAAATAACCTTGGTGAGATGTTAATAAAATCCTAAACACTCTCCCCTTGCAAGGATGAGTTGACTCAGAGTGATAGTCCATAGAGTGATAGTTTTTAGCTCAGTGATACTAGATTCGTATCAATATCAGTCAGAGccaattacatatatatatatatatataaagagcaaTATTTCATTTGCAAAAATCACATCCCATAAATAACAATTGAGTGCCCTAAAGATATCACAATAATATAGATTATACTTTTTCAAAACTCGTCAAGGTTGAGTATATTGTCTCCTAAGAAGACACTGGTTCTCGGCTGTCCTCAGTTGTTTCGCTTGCAGTTTCAGCTCCTCCTGATGACCCCACTTGTTGAGGCTTTGCAGGACCTGGACCAGATGATACTTTGACCATTGACGGGCGCAAGAGCCTGTCACCAAGCTTGAACCCCTTGCGAAATTCCTCAAGTATGATACCCTCTTCAAATTCCACTGAATCCTCTCGCATAATGGCTTCATGCAGCTGTCACAAGAAAATAAAAGGTTACTGCCTGGGAGTATGCACAAAATTTTATGATCCCACGTTTATGATATGCATATGTGCAATACATGATGTGCAAAATGCCCTCCTATTTTACTACTCACCTGCCTCTATAAACATTAATGCTAGGTATTTTCATGCCAGAAGAACAATCCCAAGGTTATTTGTATCATATACTGTTACTTGTGTAACTGACCAAGTTGGCTCGAATCAATCAAACACCCGGTTTGAGTTAAAAACGTATCCAATTCTTCATAAAACCTGAGTAAACTTGATCAAACATTCGAAAAACATCATCAAGTACTTGGCTAAGTTTCAAGCCAACTCGGTTCATTGCCTGCATTAAACCAATGATCAACAGTACCAGTTACTTTGCCAATTAAATTGAAGAGGGCTGTGATTTCACAATTCATATACAGTGTCCgttaatcaacaacacttctatcatCAGTTTAAAGCATATTGTTCttaaagattaaaaaaattacTCTTTCCATGTATGGTTAATCTAAGTGAAACTTTCACTTTGCTGACATCTTCCGCAAAGTGCGTTATCATATCTCTTGACCAAATTCTGTTTCCTACAAACATCATAATTCAATGGAAAACACTTTGCTCAAAACCAAAGGGAAAGGTGCACATAGAATGACAATAACCATTGCCTTTCTATCTTTACTATTATTCAAATAAACTGAAGTTAAAGTTAAAGTTAAGCAACTCACCAATGGATCAAAGGGGTTCCCTCTTGTCTCCACAGAAAGAACACCAAGTGAACCTAGAATTTCCAAAAATTGCTTGTATATGCTCTGATAGCTGTTATTGATCTTGGCTTCTCCTTCAGTATCCAATTTAATCTGGGATTTTGCTCTCTCAAAATTATCCAAAATGGGCAACAAACTCTCCACAACTTCCCCTTGTGCATTTGTCACCAATGAAAGCCTTTCCCTCTCTGTCCTCTTCTGAAAATTGTCGAAGTCTGCACTAATCCTGAGAACCCGATCTTTTTCTATAGAAAGTTCTTCAGTCAAACTAGCAACCTTCCTTTCAAGGTCAATTTTCTCATCTTCAACAGATTTCAGAAAAGCTTCAACCTCAGCAATTTTGGACTCATCATTACTTACCAAAGCTTCTTTGTATGACTGGAATGAAGCTGTGACAATTGAAGAAGATGTTTCCTTAGGATCAGCAACTTCACTGCTGGCACTATCTTCCACCTCACTAACATCATCTTCCAACCCAACAGCACCATCTGAAGAATCCTGTTATGTTACATAAATCTATCAGCAAAACAATCCAAGACAAAATCTGAGAGTTCTTTAGACAGTAGACATAAAAGCTACCTAACATTATCTAGCCTATGCATATGCCTAGCAACAAACACATTAGACTATCTATAAAAAGTTGAATACAAAACAAACAAATATTTTTTCAAAGATTGGAAAGTAATGACAAATAAATCTGAGTCTAACCTTCGCTTCACTTTATTCCAACTTGATGGAGCTAGAAAAATCAATATTTTGTGCATCTCTACTCTATCTAGAGAAATATGCTCTGTTCATTTTTCAACAATAGATTTTCTTGGATCCAGTTGTGGACACAACTTATTACTTCCAAACCATCCCAAGTAATATTATTCAAATAGTTTCCATGAGTGCATGGTAAATGTTAGCAATTTCCTAATTGTAACATTCTTCTATTAGAAGAATGAGTCCTAGTGGAAAAAAAAATTAGGTCAAAGAGCATCAATTTCAGCAAAATCATCTATCAAAACTTTCATCTACACTCACAAGAACTTAAACTTTGCAAATTAATTGCAACAGAGACTAACATAAATGAGAGAAAAGACATGAATTGAGAATAAATTACTTCCTTTTTTTTCACTAGAAGTGTTTGAATTTTAAGAGGCACCATAATTTGTGGTTGAGGCAAAATAATGCGCCGGAGGGTGTGGTGTTGTGGTGGTTGTGGGAAAGAACCCAAAAGTTTTCTTGGTAATTGAGCTTTGCTTAACAGGCAGAACAAAGTTTAGAAAAGTTCAAGTTGCAGTAATCAACCACAAAATGTCATGAACTAAAATGCCTTGTCCACAATATTGAGATTTAAGATATATATGCTGTTTCGTCAAACTAACTTGTGATATAAACAACTTGTGATTTTTGCTCAAAAAATAATTCCAAAACGTTGACCCAAGCACATATTCCTTGAAATTGATATCTCttcaattattaattaaatcCCGCTACAACCATCATCTTCAGAATTCTTTGTGCAATAGCCAATGTGATAAAAATCTCAAATTCCAATACCCTTCATTGAGGGGAACAGCCCTAAACTTTCATCTCCATCTCATCGAAAGTCCCAATAGCCTAGTAGATTCATTCCCAAAGTTACTGCACTTGAGCTTGCGATCGAAGT comes from the Hevea brasiliensis isolate MT/VB/25A 57/8 chromosome 5, ASM3005281v1, whole genome shotgun sequence genome and includes:
- the LOC110655710 gene encoding uncharacterized protein LOC110655710 isoform X1 — translated: MATVLKTPPLRAPLPPRLLTAPATNNVSLKYSLPFCLPFRHRSISTKLSSTCFLQFAVKSSPRFVKFVPFSSQGETKTTETQEAIQGPEIQDSSDGAVGLEDDVSEVEDSASSEVADPKETSSSIVTASFQSYKEALVSNDESKIAEVEAFLKSVEDEKIDLERKVASLTEELSIEKDRVLRISADFDNFQKRTERERLSLVTNAQGEVVESLLPILDNFERAKSQIKLDTEGEAKINNSYQSIYKQFLEILGSLGVLSVETRGNPFDPLLHEAIMREDSVEFEEGIILEEFRKGFKLGDRLLRPSMVKVSSGPGPAKPQQVGSSGGAETASETTEDSREPVSS
- the LOC110655710 gene encoding uncharacterized protein LOC110655710 isoform X2, with translation MATVLKTPPLRAPLPPRLLTAPATNNVSLKYSLPFCLPFRHRSISTKLSSTCFLQFAVKSSPRFVKFVPFSSQGETKTTETQEAIQGPEIQDSSDGAVGLEDDVSEVEDSASSEVADPKETSSSIVTASFQSYKEALVSNDESKIAEVEAFLKSVEDEKIDLERKVASLTEELSIEKDRVLRISADFDNFQKRTERERLSLVTNAQGEVVESLLPILDNFERAKSQIKLDTEGEAKINNSYQSIYKQFLEILGSLGVLSVETRGNPFDPLAMNRVGLKLSQVLDDVFRMFDQVYSGFMKNWIRF